The following are from one region of the Longimicrobiaceae bacterium genome:
- a CDS encoding TetR/AcrR family transcriptional regulator translates to MSQGRTAYDAKLESILRAAAVVFAEKGYHQASIRDIARATGVSLAGLYYYFQSKEELLFLIQHHAMSRLIAGLEPRLRYARDPREKLRILIDNHLRFFVDNMAEMKVLSHEAKSLTGEFRSHVESQKRQLTNIARQILREVEPNSTLDERVSAFALFGMMNWLYVWYRPGRDADVNRLVHDMTEIFMGGFVRSRGRNPELQLAVGTG, encoded by the coding sequence ATGTCCCAAGGCCGCACCGCCTACGACGCGAAGCTGGAGAGCATTCTTCGGGCCGCAGCCGTCGTCTTCGCTGAGAAAGGCTACCACCAGGCGAGCATTCGTGACATCGCCCGGGCCACCGGTGTCAGCCTCGCCGGGCTCTACTACTACTTTCAGAGCAAGGAAGAGCTGCTCTTCCTGATCCAGCACCACGCCATGAGTCGGCTCATCGCGGGCCTGGAGCCCCGACTCCGTTACGCCCGTGACCCGCGCGAGAAGCTCCGCATCCTTATAGATAACCATCTCCGCTTCTTCGTTGACAACATGGCGGAGATGAAGGTGCTCTCGCACGAGGCCAAGTCGCTCACCGGCGAGTTCCGGTCCCACGTCGAGTCGCAGAAGCGGCAACTGACCAACATCGCCCGCCAGATCCTTCGCGAGGTGGAGCCGAACAGCACCCTCGATGAGAGAGTCTCGGCGTTCGCCCTGTTCGGGATGATGAACTGGCTGTACGTCTGGTACCGCCCCGGCCGTGACGCCGACGTGAACCGGCTGGTGCACGACATGACCGAGATCTTCATGGGCGGCTTCGTGC
- a CDS encoding leucyl aminopeptidase, protein MKISVARTDVTAFETPLLAVMVLEGANDLVGPAARLDERLGGQMSRLIQRGDFRGKLCETAMVYPPAGAIGAERVLLVGAGKAAELDTERLRRAAATAVKQAARLRLANLASTLHHAELATSPIAAAEAGRAVAEGAVLGAYVFDELKSKKEEDNGEAPVHVQAFTVLEESADKIPAIEEGARVGATLARGENLARTLGNLPGNVVTPEYLAREAERIAGDYGMKVTILGPAELEKEGMHALLAVSRGSDAEPRLIVLEHRKGPPDGKPLVLLGKGLTFDAGGISIKPAAGMEEMKFDMCGGAAVLGAMQAIGELDLPANVVGVVPSSENLLSGSSMKPGDILRSHLGKTIEVVNTDAEGRLILADALSYLRRFEPAAVVDAATLTGACVIALGHHASGAMGNDEELLKEVEAAGERVGQRVWRLPMFEEYREQIKSDYADLKNSGGRPAGTITAAWFLREFVGDFPWVHLDIAGTAYGDGKLSYQVKGATGAPTRLFVEWVRARTP, encoded by the coding sequence ATGAAGATCTCCGTCGCCCGTACTGACGTCACCGCGTTCGAGACGCCGCTCCTCGCCGTCATGGTGTTGGAAGGTGCCAACGACCTGGTCGGCCCGGCTGCGCGGCTGGACGAGCGGTTGGGCGGCCAGATGTCGCGCCTGATCCAGCGGGGAGACTTTCGCGGCAAGCTGTGCGAGACGGCGATGGTCTATCCTCCGGCGGGAGCTATCGGCGCTGAGCGGGTGCTGCTCGTCGGCGCGGGTAAGGCGGCGGAGCTGGACACCGAGCGACTGCGCCGCGCCGCGGCCACGGCCGTAAAGCAGGCGGCCAGGCTGCGGCTCGCCAACCTCGCCTCCACGCTGCACCACGCGGAGCTCGCCACTTCGCCGATCGCGGCCGCCGAGGCCGGCCGCGCGGTGGCGGAGGGCGCGGTCCTTGGCGCCTACGTCTTCGACGAGCTGAAGTCGAAGAAGGAGGAGGACAACGGCGAAGCCCCCGTTCACGTGCAGGCCTTCACCGTGCTGGAGGAAAGCGCCGACAAGATCCCGGCGATCGAGGAGGGCGCTCGCGTGGGCGCGACCCTCGCCCGCGGGGAGAACCTCGCCCGCACGCTCGGCAACCTGCCGGGAAATGTGGTGACTCCCGAATACCTCGCTCGCGAGGCGGAGCGCATCGCCGGCGATTACGGGATGAAGGTCACCATTCTCGGGCCGGCCGAGCTGGAGAAGGAAGGGATGCACGCACTCCTCGCCGTGTCGCGCGGATCGGATGCGGAGCCGCGGCTGATCGTGCTGGAGCACCGTAAGGGTCCGCCCGACGGGAAGCCGCTGGTGCTGCTGGGGAAGGGACTGACCTTCGACGCGGGGGGCATCTCCATCAAGCCGGCTGCGGGGATGGAGGAGATGAAGTTTGACATGTGCGGGGGAGCGGCCGTGCTCGGGGCAATGCAGGCGATCGGCGAGCTCGATCTGCCCGCCAACGTGGTCGGCGTGGTCCCGTCGAGCGAGAACCTCCTTTCCGGCTCCTCGATGAAGCCGGGAGACATCCTCCGGAGCCACCTGGGCAAGACCATCGAGGTGGTCAACACCGACGCCGAAGGGCGCCTCATCCTCGCCGACGCGCTCTCCTACCTGCGTCGCTTCGAGCCCGCTGCGGTGGTGGACGCGGCCACCCTTACCGGTGCCTGCGTGATCGCGCTGGGACACCACGCCAGCGGGGCCATGGGCAACGATGAGGAGCTCCTGAAGGAGGTCGAGGCGGCGGGAGAGCGAGTCGGCCAGCGAGTGTGGCGCCTGCCGATGTTCGAGGAGTATCGCGAGCAGATCAAGTCCGACTACGCCGATTTGAAGAACTCGGGGGGGCGTCCGGCGGGTACCATCACGGCCGCCTGGTTCCTGCGCGAGTTCGTCGGCGATTTCCCCTGGGTTCACCTGGATATCGCGGGCACCGCCTACGGCGACGGCAAGCTCTCCTACCAGGTGAAGGGCGCCACCGGCGCGCCCACCCGGCTGTTCGTCGAATGGGTTCGCGCGCGTACGCCGTGA
- a CDS encoding TraR/DksA C4-type zinc finger protein, producing the protein MLTPEERQTIEQLLLRERERALEAIGDFQKANADNLRDDSGELSIYRFHMADIGSEAMEREQQFLLASKEGERLYQIDEALRRLYSDPEAFGRCERCGGDIGYERLRVLPETTLCADCQRTLES; encoded by the coding sequence ATGTTGACCCCAGAGGAACGACAGACGATCGAGCAGTTGCTGCTACGAGAGCGGGAGCGCGCGCTCGAGGCGATCGGCGATTTCCAGAAGGCCAACGCGGACAACCTCCGCGACGACTCCGGAGAGCTGAGCATCTATCGCTTTCACATGGCGGATATCGGCTCCGAGGCGATGGAGCGAGAGCAGCAATTCTTACTGGCGAGCAAGGAAGGGGAGCGCCTCTACCAGATCGATGAGGCGCTCCGACGGCTCTACTCGGATCCCGAAGCGTTTGGCCGCTGCGAGCGGTGCGGCGGCGACATCGGCTACGAGCGCCTCCGCGTCCTTCCGGAGACGACCCTCTGCGCCGACTGCCAGCGCACCCTGGAGAGCTGA
- a CDS encoding citrate/2-methylcitrate synthase, translating into MLNSGLEGVVVAETGLSAIDGEKGELIYAGYDIADLARNATFEEVTYLLWNGKLPNRDELNRLNQQLVAERELPAPILQLIQGFPADSDAMAALRTAVSALALYDPEANDNSDEANRRKAIKLTAKMPTIVATFDRARKQKPVVAPRADLNTAANFLYMLTGEEADELRVRTFDAALTLHAEHGMNASTFSARVTAATLSDIYSAITSAIGTLKGPLHGGANTRVMETLEAIDASGQDPEQWVHEALERKERVMGFGHRVYKAVDPRAIVLRELADTIMQGAGETRWLDLSDRVRAAMAREMEARGKKIYPNVDFFSASVYTTLGIDKDLFTPIFAMSRVTGWTAHLFEQYANNRLIRPKAQYTGPRGLRVQPIDQR; encoded by the coding sequence ATGCTGAACAGCGGGCTCGAAGGTGTCGTTGTCGCTGAGACCGGTTTGAGTGCGATCGATGGCGAAAAGGGCGAGCTGATCTACGCCGGCTACGACATCGCCGACCTTGCCCGTAATGCGACCTTCGAAGAAGTCACCTACCTCCTGTGGAACGGGAAGCTTCCTAACCGCGACGAGCTGAACAGGCTCAACCAGCAGCTGGTTGCCGAGCGTGAGCTTCCGGCGCCGATCCTCCAGCTGATCCAGGGGTTCCCCGCCGACAGCGACGCCATGGCGGCGCTGCGCACCGCGGTGTCCGCCCTCGCCCTGTACGACCCCGAGGCCAACGACAACTCGGACGAGGCGAATCGCCGGAAGGCAATCAAGCTCACGGCGAAGATGCCCACCATCGTCGCGACCTTCGATCGCGCGCGGAAGCAGAAGCCGGTGGTCGCTCCCCGAGCGGATCTCAATACCGCCGCAAACTTCCTGTACATGCTCACCGGGGAGGAGGCCGACGAGCTCCGCGTGCGTACCTTCGACGCGGCGCTCACGCTCCACGCCGAGCACGGCATGAATGCCTCCACCTTCTCCGCCCGCGTCACCGCCGCCACCCTGTCCGACATCTACTCCGCCATCACCTCCGCGATCGGCACGCTCAAGGGGCCGCTTCACGGTGGCGCCAACACGCGTGTGATGGAGACGCTGGAGGCGATCGACGCCAGCGGTCAGGATCCGGAGCAGTGGGTGCACGAGGCGCTGGAGCGCAAGGAGCGGGTGATGGGCTTCGGTCACCGCGTCTACAAGGCGGTGGACCCGCGCGCCATCGTGTTGCGTGAGCTCGCCGACACGATCATGCAGGGGGCGGGGGAAACGCGCTGGCTCGATCTGTCAGACCGCGTGCGCGCGGCGATGGCCAGGGAGATGGAGGCACGCGGCAAGAAGATCTATCCGAACGTCGACTTCTTCTCCGCCTCGGTCTACACCACCCTCGGAATCGACAAGGACCTGTTCACCCCCATCTTCGCGATGTCGCGGGTTACCGGGTGGACCGCGCACCTCTTCGAGCAGTACGCGAACAACCGGTTGATCCGCCCCAAAGCGCAGTACACGGGGCCGCGCGGCCTGCGGGTTCAGCCCATCGACCAGCGCTGA